The Natribaculum luteum genome contains the following window.
ACGAGGAGATCGTGCGTCGCTTTGGCGTCCTCTTCGGGGCTGGCGAGGTCGGCGACGGACAGGAAGTCGCAGAGAGCGTCGTCGACTCCTCGGAGATCATCAACACGCTCTCCGGCGGCGGCGTCTCTACCGTCGGGTTCGCCTCCGAGGAGGTCGAACTCAACACCGGCGGTGGCCTCCTCTCGCGGTTTACGGGCAACGATGGCGGCGACGCCGATGGACTCGACGCCGCGAACACGACGAACCGAATCACGAGCCTCGTTCGCAAGGCCGCGCTCGGCCGGCTCACGCTCCCCTGTGAGATCGACGGCGCAGAGCGCGCCCTGCTCGTTCTCTCCGGCCCGAGTGAGTACCTGAATCGGAAAGGAATCGAACGCGGCCGCAAGTGGCTCGAGGAGGAGACCGGGAGCATGGAGGTCCGCGGTGGTGACTACCCGCGCAACGAGCCCGAGGTCTCCGCGGTAATCTTGCTCGCCGGGGTCACGAACGTCCCGCGGATCAAGCGCCTCCAGCAGGTCGCGATCGAAGCCCAGGACAACATCGAGGACATTCAGTCCGAAAGCGAGGACAACCTCGAGAGTCTCGTCGAAGACGAAGAAGACGAACTCGAGCCGCTGTTCTGAGCCCGTCTTTCGATCACTCCTCACCTCTCGTGCGTTCGGCCGTGTCGCAGTCACGTCTCCGACGCGCTTTTGCTCACCTGTCGGCAACGTCCACAAGATGCACGTCGTCGTCCCGTTTGCCGTCGACTCGCCGAAGACGCGTCTCGCTCCCGTCCTGGACGCAGACGAACGATCGTCGTTCGCT
Protein-coding sequences here:
- a CDS encoding tubulin/FtsZ family protein; its protein translation is MKLAMIGFGQAGGKIVDRFLEYDERTGSGIVRAAIAVNSAKADLMGLDRIPQENRVLIGQARVKGHGVGADNELGAEIAEEDIDEVQNAIDAIPTHEVDAFLVVAGMGGGTGSGGAPVLAKHLKRIYTIPVYGLGVLPGTDEGGIYTLNAARSFQTFVREVDNLMVFDNDSWRKAGESVEGGYEQINEEIVRRFGVLFGAGEVGDGQEVAESVVDSSEIINTLSGGGVSTVGFASEEVELNTGGGLLSRFTGNDGGDADGLDAANTTNRITSLVRKAALGRLTLPCEIDGAERALLVLSGPSEYLNRKGIERGRKWLEEETGSMEVRGGDYPRNEPEVSAVILLAGVTNVPRIKRLQQVAIEAQDNIEDIQSESEDNLESLVEDEEDELEPLF